Proteins encoded by one window of Aphis gossypii isolate Hap1 chromosome X, ASM2018417v2, whole genome shotgun sequence:
- the LOC126552519 gene encoding uncharacterized protein LOC126552519, which yields MENNESSVARVAVKIPEFISSDPELWFAMVEGSFASAGIKIDSTKFGYVVGALPPKYAVEVKDIIMAPPSENRYVKIKQELVKRLSASQEEKTRQLLERVEMGDRKPSQFLRHLQSLADTSIPETLLKTLWMGRLPKSIQVALAIVKDCKLEDLATHADNIADASGPILPQIAESTVSNTLEATLNLKLSQLALGINQEITALRKEIAEINTRPARGRSPDPSAHRSRSRSRSRNSHGVNGICWYHWRFGSNSQKCVKPCTYKSEN from the coding sequence ATGGAAAACAATGAATCGTCAGTAGCCAGAGTCGCGGTGAAAATTCCCGAGTTCATTTCGTCGGATCCCGAACTTTGGTTCGCCATGGTCGAGGGAAGTTTTGCCAGCGCAGGTATCAAGATCGACAGTACGAAATTTGGGTATGTTGTCGGCGCATTACCACCCAAATATGCGGTTGAAGTGAAAGATATCATAATGGCACCACCATCGGAAAACAGGtacgtaaaaattaaacaagaatTGGTCAAACGTCTCAGCGCATCCCAAGAAGAAAAAACTCGCCAACTATTGGAACGGGTCGAAATGGGTGATAGAAAACCATCGCAATTTTTACGCCATCTTCAAAGCCTAGCTGACACCTCCATTCCGGAAACACTGTTAAAAACGCTGTGGATGGGCCGACTACCGAAAAGTATTCAGGTAGCGCTTGCGATCGTCAAGGACTGCAAACTCGAGGACCTTGCAACACACGCAGATAATATTGCAGACGCGTCTGGTCCTATACTACCTCAGATCGCGGAATCAACTGTGAGTAATACTCTGGAAGCTACGTTAAATCTTAAGCTTTCACAGCTGGCGCTAGGGATTAATCAGGAAATCACGGCGCTGAGAAAAGAAATCGCTGAGATCAACACCCGTCCTGCACGTGGGCGAAGCCCCGATCCTAGTGCCCATCGTTCAAGATCTCGATCACGAAGTCGTAATTCACACGGTGTCAATGGAATCTGTTGGTATCACTGGCGTTTTGGATCCAACTCCCAGAAATGTGTAAAGCCATGTACATATAAGTCGGAAAACTAG
- the LOC114131810 gene encoding uncharacterized protein LOC114131810 isoform X4, translating to MSEGGLVMSSCAAANFNNNNTTNANNNNNNGGGVGRTSSVLPRRKFSFPAVLQSHGLHSELGGGGGGGGVDFGGGPSLTVATARRRFSNVSDVVSRKLSHTIGWRTAVPTEQIARQGKALCVQYVRWKLKRAGAYTKKCAGALRAATAAANPAAPVDGNGGGGGGGGSSGGYFIPPLQALAAGADHGDNVRHEVFPAVLRVGLQLERLDPKLYAAGTVAAETAAACAGASAAAGNPSAAAPPSADSAASAQQRLFQRHRGPPPYRRNAAAASVVLVSVSRELFRAGAQVTWAKVVSLVCVAAGLAVDCARRGRADQLPDLIEAVGEVIEDDLAAWIHYNGGWMGLQSYCKPVVINVENPVSTQILYLVSLLIVVIFFLLLLRWFNFISVFR from the exons ATGTCCGAAGGTGGTCTCGTCATGTCTTCATGCGCGGCTGCCAActtcaacaacaacaacaccaCAAACgcaaacaacaacaacaacaacggcggcggcgtcggcAGGACGTCCTCCGTCCTGCCCAGGCGCAAGTTCAGCTTCCCGGCGGTGCTTCAGTCGCACGGTCTGCATTCCGAActgggcggcggcggcggcggcggcggcgtcgacTTTGGCGGCGGACCGTCGCTCACCGTGGCCACGGCCCGCCGGCGGTTCAGCAACGTCAGCGACGTCGTGTCCCGGAAACTGTCGCACACCATCGGCTGGCGGACGGCCGTGCCGACGGAACAGATCGCGCGACAGGGCAAGGCGCTGTGCGTGCAGTACGTCCGGTGGAAGCTGAAGCGGGCCGGCGCGTACACGAAAAAGTGCGCCGGAGCGTTGCGCGCGGCCACCGCGGCCGCAAACCCGGCGGCTCCGGTGGACGgtaacggcggcggcggcggcggcggcggctctAGTGGCGGCTACTTCATACCGCCGCTACAGGCGCTGGCGGCCGGCGCCGACCACGGTGACAACGTACGCCACGAAGTGTTTCCGGCCGTGCTCCGGGTCGGACTCCAGTTGGAGCGGCTCGACCCCAAACTGTACGCGGCCGGAACCGTGGCCGCCGAGACCGCGGCCGCCTGCGCCGGTGCGTCCGCGGCCGCGGGCAACCCGTCCGCCGCGGCGCCGCCGTCCGCCGACTCGGCCGCTTCGGCTCAGCAGCGGCTGTTCCAGCGGCACCGCGGGCCGCCGCCGTACAGGAGAAACGCGGCCGCCGCTTCCGTCGTCCTGGTGTCCGTGTCCCGGGAGCTGTTCCGGGCCGGCGCCCAGGTCACGTGGGCCAAAGTCGTGTCGCTCGTGTGCGTGGCCGCCGGGTTGGCGGTCGACTGCGCGCGCCGCGGCCGCGCCGATCAGCTGCCCGACCTGATCGAGGCCGTCGGCGAAGTGATCGAGGACGATCTGGCCGCTTGGATACACTACAACGGCGGATGG ATGGGCCTTCAGTCGTACTGCAAACCAGTGGTTATCAACGTCGAAAATCCTGTGTCCACTCAAATCCTGTATTTAGTATCATTGCTCATAGTTgtcatatttttcttattgttaTTGAGGTGGTTCAACTTCATATCCGTTTTCCGATGA
- the LOC114131810 gene encoding uncharacterized protein LOC114131810 isoform X2, with product MPGQLSVWPVCLFSVNKPEIGRVKNSHTSSKRCNEARRMSEGGLVMSSCAAANFNNNNTTNANNNNNNGGGVGRTSSVLPRRKFSFPAVLQSHGLHSELGGGGGGGGVDFGGGPSLTVATARRRFSNVSDVVSRKLSHTIGWRTAVPTEQIARQGKALCVQYVRWKLKRAGAYTKKCAGALRAATAAANPAAPVDGNGGGGGGGGSSGGYFIPPLQALAAGADHGDNVRHEVFPAVLRVGLQLERLDPKLYAAGTVAAETAAACAGASAAAGNPSAAAPPSADSAASAQQRLFQRHRGPPPYRRNAAAASVVLVSVSRELFRAGAQVTWAKVVSLVCVAAGLAVDCARRGRADQLPDLIEAVGEVIEDDLAAWIHYNGGWMGLQSYCKPVVINVENPVSTQILYLVSLLIVVIFFLLLLRWFNFISVFR from the exons GTGTAATGAAGCGCGGCGTATGTCCGAAGGTGGTCTCGTCATGTCTTCATGCGCGGCTGCCAActtcaacaacaacaacaccaCAAACgcaaacaacaacaacaacaacggcggcggcgtcggcAGGACGTCCTCCGTCCTGCCCAGGCGCAAGTTCAGCTTCCCGGCGGTGCTTCAGTCGCACGGTCTGCATTCCGAActgggcggcggcggcggcggcggcggcgtcgacTTTGGCGGCGGACCGTCGCTCACCGTGGCCACGGCCCGCCGGCGGTTCAGCAACGTCAGCGACGTCGTGTCCCGGAAACTGTCGCACACCATCGGCTGGCGGACGGCCGTGCCGACGGAACAGATCGCGCGACAGGGCAAGGCGCTGTGCGTGCAGTACGTCCGGTGGAAGCTGAAGCGGGCCGGCGCGTACACGAAAAAGTGCGCCGGAGCGTTGCGCGCGGCCACCGCGGCCGCAAACCCGGCGGCTCCGGTGGACGgtaacggcggcggcggcggcggcggcggctctAGTGGCGGCTACTTCATACCGCCGCTACAGGCGCTGGCGGCCGGCGCCGACCACGGTGACAACGTACGCCACGAAGTGTTTCCGGCCGTGCTCCGGGTCGGACTCCAGTTGGAGCGGCTCGACCCCAAACTGTACGCGGCCGGAACCGTGGCCGCCGAGACCGCGGCCGCCTGCGCCGGTGCGTCCGCGGCCGCGGGCAACCCGTCCGCCGCGGCGCCGCCGTCCGCCGACTCGGCCGCTTCGGCTCAGCAGCGGCTGTTCCAGCGGCACCGCGGGCCGCCGCCGTACAGGAGAAACGCGGCCGCCGCTTCCGTCGTCCTGGTGTCCGTGTCCCGGGAGCTGTTCCGGGCCGGCGCCCAGGTCACGTGGGCCAAAGTCGTGTCGCTCGTGTGCGTGGCCGCCGGGTTGGCGGTCGACTGCGCGCGCCGCGGCCGCGCCGATCAGCTGCCCGACCTGATCGAGGCCGTCGGCGAAGTGATCGAGGACGATCTGGCCGCTTGGATACACTACAACGGCGGATGG ATGGGCCTTCAGTCGTACTGCAAACCAGTGGTTATCAACGTCGAAAATCCTGTGTCCACTCAAATCCTGTATTTAGTATCATTGCTCATAGTTgtcatatttttcttattgttaTTGAGGTGGTTCAACTTCATATCCGTTTTCCGATGA
- the LOC114131810 gene encoding uncharacterized protein LOC114131810 isoform X3, whose amino-acid sequence MIYRARPMTERNGRCSPAVKIADSSSGRCNEARRMSEGGLVMSSCAAANFNNNNTTNANNNNNNGGGVGRTSSVLPRRKFSFPAVLQSHGLHSELGGGGGGGGVDFGGGPSLTVATARRRFSNVSDVVSRKLSHTIGWRTAVPTEQIARQGKALCVQYVRWKLKRAGAYTKKCAGALRAATAAANPAAPVDGNGGGGGGGGSSGGYFIPPLQALAAGADHGDNVRHEVFPAVLRVGLQLERLDPKLYAAGTVAAETAAACAGASAAAGNPSAAAPPSADSAASAQQRLFQRHRGPPPYRRNAAAASVVLVSVSRELFRAGAQVTWAKVVSLVCVAAGLAVDCARRGRADQLPDLIEAVGEVIEDDLAAWIHYNGGWMGLQSYCKPVVINVENPVSTQILYLVSLLIVVIFFLLLLRWFNFISVFR is encoded by the exons GTGTAATGAAGCGCGGCGTATGTCCGAAGGTGGTCTCGTCATGTCTTCATGCGCGGCTGCCAActtcaacaacaacaacaccaCAAACgcaaacaacaacaacaacaacggcggcggcgtcggcAGGACGTCCTCCGTCCTGCCCAGGCGCAAGTTCAGCTTCCCGGCGGTGCTTCAGTCGCACGGTCTGCATTCCGAActgggcggcggcggcggcggcggcggcgtcgacTTTGGCGGCGGACCGTCGCTCACCGTGGCCACGGCCCGCCGGCGGTTCAGCAACGTCAGCGACGTCGTGTCCCGGAAACTGTCGCACACCATCGGCTGGCGGACGGCCGTGCCGACGGAACAGATCGCGCGACAGGGCAAGGCGCTGTGCGTGCAGTACGTCCGGTGGAAGCTGAAGCGGGCCGGCGCGTACACGAAAAAGTGCGCCGGAGCGTTGCGCGCGGCCACCGCGGCCGCAAACCCGGCGGCTCCGGTGGACGgtaacggcggcggcggcggcggcggcggctctAGTGGCGGCTACTTCATACCGCCGCTACAGGCGCTGGCGGCCGGCGCCGACCACGGTGACAACGTACGCCACGAAGTGTTTCCGGCCGTGCTCCGGGTCGGACTCCAGTTGGAGCGGCTCGACCCCAAACTGTACGCGGCCGGAACCGTGGCCGCCGAGACCGCGGCCGCCTGCGCCGGTGCGTCCGCGGCCGCGGGCAACCCGTCCGCCGCGGCGCCGCCGTCCGCCGACTCGGCCGCTTCGGCTCAGCAGCGGCTGTTCCAGCGGCACCGCGGGCCGCCGCCGTACAGGAGAAACGCGGCCGCCGCTTCCGTCGTCCTGGTGTCCGTGTCCCGGGAGCTGTTCCGGGCCGGCGCCCAGGTCACGTGGGCCAAAGTCGTGTCGCTCGTGTGCGTGGCCGCCGGGTTGGCGGTCGACTGCGCGCGCCGCGGCCGCGCCGATCAGCTGCCCGACCTGATCGAGGCCGTCGGCGAAGTGATCGAGGACGATCTGGCCGCTTGGATACACTACAACGGCGGATGG ATGGGCCTTCAGTCGTACTGCAAACCAGTGGTTATCAACGTCGAAAATCCTGTGTCCACTCAAATCCTGTATTTAGTATCATTGCTCATAGTTgtcatatttttcttattgttaTTGAGGTGGTTCAACTTCATATCCGTTTTCCGATGA